The DNA sequence TCGAACGGGTGCGCCTCGACCAGAAGCAGCATCAGTTCCTCTACGCCGACGACAACCTGCTCACCTTCATGGACGACGAGAGCTACGAGCAGGTGCAGATCGCCAAGCATCTGGTGGGCGAGGCCATCGCCTTCCTGCAGGACGGCATGTCGGTGATGATCGAAAGCCATGAGGGCAGCGCCCTGCGCGTGGAGTTGCCCGAGACCGTAACCCTCGAGGTCAGCGAAACCGAGCCCGCCGTCAAGGGTCAGACCGCGGCCTCGTCGAACAAACCGGCGGTGCTGGAAAACGGCACGCGAGTGATGGTGCCGCCCTTCATCTCGGTGGGCGACCGCATCGTCGTCTATACCATCGACGGAAGTTACGCCAAGCGGGCCGAGGGCTGAGGGTGTCAAATTCGCCCGACCACCCGCTCCGCCTCCCAACCACCCACAGGATACCACAGGGATTATCGATGGGTGGTTGGGAGGGGGAGCGGGTGGCCGGGATCAATCCTGACATGCGCTGAGCCAGAAAAAGGCGCCGCCGTGGCCCACAAATCCGCCCTCGTCAACGTCATGATCGGCGCCGCCCTGAAGGCGGCACGCAGCCTGACGCGCGACTTCGGCGAGGTCGAGAAGCTGCAGGTCTCGAAGAAGGGACCGGCCGATTTCGTCTCCGCCGCCGACCGCCG is a window from the Alphaproteobacteria bacterium genome containing:
- the efp gene encoding elongation factor P, translated to MKINGNAIRPGMVIEHREGLWQAVKIQHTQPGKGGAYLQVELKNLRDGSKLNERFRSSENVERVRLDQKQHQFLYADDNLLTFMDDESYEQVQIAKHLVGEAIAFLQDGMSVMIESHEGSALRVELPETVTLEVSETEPAVKGQTAASSNKPAVLENGTRVMVPPFISVGDRIVVYTIDGSYAKRAEG